From one Rhopalosiphum padi isolate XX-2018 chromosome 2, ASM2088224v1, whole genome shotgun sequence genomic stretch:
- the LOC132921251 gene encoding complex I assembly factor ACAD9, mitochondrial-like: MSLYRFKISSLCRNYSQAAAAVSNKSHPYRDDVDQKLPSFAKSLYVGNFVKAVFARNTKEVNLPKLDKLFSICVPKEFGGLELSSASVSEAYKRINFADFREYIAHGNVVKCINTVGTDEQKRTFLPQLASGESIASFCTYESKHGYDIQNNETKASQKNGKWVINGSKQWVVNGERADMFLVLAKTMDECNRPESEHNFFTAFLVKKSQNSGIKITAEGNYFNVTFNNVEADCILGSENEGLNCYTMLFNGDLLESSSATLGEVKSIVQKASKHFHTHDRSSLIKLGKLNSHLYTMDCVLEFTSLILDTYNPKSDYELILARLFVNETTRSCLKLLNDLGLSKKSFKYIENSLLFEGRSNLLPVVGSLLGIQFAGQFMAEDVKQLRNPLMFPKYTLTHIMKIQRSLKDKPKLNHYIEKHLHPSLKKQAVDLEYCLSRFQFGVQNMFVNLGPDTCYYQMILERTNSIAMDLFALAAVLHRVSQKLSNSNTQPYPTELIFANVFCNSIREQCGQRVNEILNAPHNVVDPHYKIIGQNCFVEKNYFFEHPLKRNIF; this comes from the coding sequence atgtcATTATATAGATTTAAGATTAGTTCTCTGTGTCGCAATTATTCCCAAGCTGCCGCTGCTGTTTCTAACAAGTCCCATCCTTATAGAGATGATGTTGATCAAAAACTTCCTTCTTTTGCGAAAAGTTTATATGTAGGAAATTTTGTAAAAGCAGTGTTTGCAAGAAATACTAAAGAAGTCAACTTACCAAAATTGGATAAACTCTTCAGTATCTGTGTGCCCAAAGAATTTGGAGGTTTAGAACTGTCGTCGGCTTCAGTTTCGGAAGCTTATAAGCGAATTAATTTCGCTGACTTTAGAGAATATATTGCTCATGGTAATGTTGTGAAATGCATTAATACGGTCGGAACAGATGAACAAAAGAGAACATTTTTACCTCAACTGGCTTCTGGTGAAAGTATTGCATCATTCTGTACTTATGAAAGCAAACATGGATATGATATTCAAAACAATGAAACTAAAGCCTcccaaaaaaatggaaaatgggTAATAAATGGCTCAAAACAATGGGTAGTGAACGGTGAACGAGCCGATATGTTTTTAGTACTTGCTAAAACCATGGATGAATGCAATCGTCCAGAGAgtgaacacaatttttttactgCTTTTTTGGTTAAAAAGTCACAAAATAGTGGCATTAAAATTACTGCTGAAGGAAATTACTTCAATGTGACATTCAATAATGTTGAAGCTGATTGTATATTAGGATCTGAAAATGAAGGCCTTAACTGTTATACAATGTTATTCAATGGTGATTTATTGGAATCTTCTTCTGCTACATTGGGTGAGGTAAAAAGTATTGTTCAAAAGGCTTCTAAACATTTCCATACCCATGATCGATCCAGTTTGATCAAACTAGGAAAGCTTAATAGTCATTTGTACACTATGGACTGTGTTTTGGAATTTACTAGTTTAATATTAGATACTTATAACCCTAAAAGTGACTATGAGCTGATTCTCGCTCGTTTGTTTGTAAACGAAACAACACGTAGTtgcttaaaattgttaaatgacTTGGGTCTATCTAAgaagtcatttaaatatattgaaaactcGTTATTATTTGAAGGTAGATCAAATTTATTACCAGTTGTTGGTTCACTTCTTGGCATTCAGTTTGCTGGACAATTTATGGCAGAAGATGTGAAACAATTAAGAAATCCACTTATGTTCCCTAAGTATACATTAACTcatattatgaaaatccaaCGTTCATTGAAAGATAAACCAAAATTGAATCATTATATTGAGAAGCACTTGCATCCGTCACTGAAGAAACAGGCAGTAGACCTCGAGTATTGCTTAAGTAGATTTCAATTCGGTGTTCAGAATATGTTTGTCAACCTTGGCCCAGACACTTGCTATTACCAAATGATACTTGAAAGGACTAACAGTATTGCTATGGATTTGTTTGCTTTAGCAGCTGTGTTACATAGAGTATCTCAAAAACTTTCTAATTCAAATACACAGCCATATCCTACAGAATTAATTTTTGCCAATGTATTTTGCAACAGTATCCGTGAACAGTGCGGTCAAAGAGTAAACGAAATACTAAATGCTCCACACAATGTTGTGGAtccacattataaaattattggccaaaattgttttgttgagaaaaattatttctttgaaCATcctttaaaaagaaatattttttaa
- the LOC132919095 gene encoding phosphatidylinositol N-acetylglucosaminyltransferase subunit P, whose protein sequence is MITSETPRQNTPSPTESRANYGFALYLASKTAFVVYLAWAFIPSHWLEFIGLTYLPQKYWAITIPVWVCFVIVVITLLYPAINMLLVPPMNDPRILTDSYARETINEVRPGGIPTVSDLDLSEF, encoded by the exons ATGATCACTTCTGAAACTCCTCGTCAAAATACTCCATCGCCAACTGAAAGTCGAGCTAATTATGGGTTTGCCTTATACTTAGCTTCTAAGACCGCATTTGTTGTTTATTTAGCATGGGCATTTATACCAAGTCATTGGTTGGAATTTATTGGGCTAACATACCTACCACAAAAATACTGGGCAATAACCATACCTGTATGGGTATGTTTTGTTATTGTGGTTATTACTCTTTTATACCCAGCTATTAATATGCTGCTTGTTCCACCTATGAATGATCCCCGTATATTAACAGATTCTTATGCTCGAGAAACAATTAATGAAGTCCGCCCTGGAGGTATACCAACAGTTTCTGACCTTGATCTTTCAGAA ttttaa
- the LOC132921249 gene encoding glutamyl aminopeptidase-like isoform X1, whose amino-acid sequence MIPVIKWMFLLVLAAVPIVTIVTIMINQTMELERIPEDEKLTEITSAGYLMAHYNSSIMAAKPWESTHRLSPYVRPQQYSINLFPNLEQGSFVGSVDISIVLDTAQSYIKLHSKGLNIKETKLNSSSVTSFLYPEHEFLVIVPNEELNAGEYKLQLSFEGSLLNKIVGFYRSVYTDSKSLEQHYIATSKFEPTYARLAFPCFDEPQLKSKFKISLTRPSGNNYIALSNMNQESEEVNVPTNGLTTVHFANTVPMSTYLACFIVCDFQSLEPVKADQGFPLTVYARNGQSENMKYAQHVGLQAINFYVNYFGIQYPLPKLDLIAIPDFVSGAMEHWGLVTFRETSVLYKEGVSSSNNQEQVALTVAHELAHMWFGNLATMKWWNDLWLNEGFASYMEFKALQVVHPDWDVDTLFLIHSLQSVQHLDNKLSSHAIVQDVSHPDQITEIFDVISYNKGSSVIRMLEGMLGEEVFRIGVSAYLKRFAFNNAETDDLWAELQTATQNTVEVKKVMDTWTRQAGFPVVSAIRNGTKLTLKQQRFLSNPNVDSSTNSSLYNYKWEIPITYTTSNNNTVHKFWLTKDVDSITIDIPDAEWIKLNYRQVGYYVINYSENDWNLLNKLLEKNVDALNAADRSNLIHDAFSLANANYLPYGIALNMTKYLSSEHHFVPWDVAATNLNKLRNNLYQRPAQKNLEKYVHNLLGNIKEDYWNNSNNRNFLQRKLRGVILNLGCLYGLQSYQTTVYELFKRFLDDKVQPNPDIRYTVYYYGISQGNASDWDRLWDLFLCEQEPQEKIKLMVALTASKETSILTRLLQHAKNESYVRSQDYFIIISQISRNPVGTQLVWDFLRDEWQYLVDRFSLNDRAFGRLIPSVCSNFNTYERLEEMKGFFDKHPEAGAGKAGRKTALEVVSNNIKWLENHEAAISNWLINSI is encoded by the exons agTATAATGGCAGCTAAACCATGGGAATCTACACATCGTTTATCCCCATATGTTCGCCCTCAGCAGTACTCTATTAATTTGTTCCCAAATCTTGAACAAGGTTCATTTGTTGGTTCTGTTGATATTTCAATAGTATTGGACACTGCTCAAAGTTACATTAAACTACATTCAAAAGGATTGAATATCAAAGAAACAAAACTAAATTCCAGTTCTGTAACATCGTTTTTATATCCAGAACATGAATTTTTGGTTATAGTACCCAATGAAGAACTAAATGCTGGGGAATACAAATTACAACTATCTTTTGAAGGtagtttattaaacaaaatagttgGATTTTATCGAAGTGTTTATACAGATTCAAAAAGCCTAGAACAACATTATATTGCTACTTCAAAGTTTGAACCGACTTATGCACGTTTAGCATTTCCATGCTTTGATGAGCCTCAgttgaaatcaaaatttaaaataagtttaactcGACCATCTGGTAATAACTACATAGCATTGTCCAATATGAACCAAGag tcTGAAGAGGTCAATGTGCCTACAAATGGATTGACTACTGTTCATTTTGCAAACACTGTCCCAATGTCTACATATTTGGCTTGTTTCATTGTATGCGATTTTCAATCACTTGAACCTGTTAAAGCAGATCAAGGATTTCCATTAACAGTATATGCCAGGAATGGTCAGtctgaaaatatgaaatatgctCAACATGTAGGTCTCCAGGCAATTAATTTTTACGTCAATTATTTTGGAATTCAATACCCACTACCAAAactag attTAATAGCTATCCCAGATTTTGTTTCTGGTGCCATGGAGCATTGGGGTCTTGTGACATTTCGTGAAActagtgtattatataaagaAGGCGTAAGTTCTAGTAATAACCAAGAGCAAGTAGCTTTAACTGTTGCTCATGAATTAGCTCATATGTGGTTTGGAAATCTtg ctaCTATGAAGTGGTGGAATGACTTATGGCTTAATGAAGGATTCGCTtcttatatggaatttaaagctTTACAAGTTGTCCACCCTGATTGGGatgtt gacACATTGTTTCTTATCCATAGTCTTCAATCGGTACAACATCTAGACAATAAACTTAGTTCTCATGCTATAGTGCAAGATGTTTCTCATCCAGATCAAATAACCGAAATTTTTGAtgtcatatcatataataaa GGTTCTTCTGTAATACGAATGTTAGAAGGAATGTTGGGTGAAGAAGTATTCAGAATTGGTGTAAGTGCTTATTTAAAACGTTTTGCATTTAACAATGCTGAAACTGATGATTTATGGGCAGAATTACAAACAGCTACTCAAAATACAGTTGAAGTTAAAAag GTTATGGATACATGGACACGACAAGCAGGGTTTCCAGTAGTATCGGCAATAAGAAATGGGACTAAACTTACCTTAAAGCAACAAAGATTTTTATCCAACCCAAATGTTGATTCTTCTACCAACTCATctctatataattacaaatggGAAATACCTATCACTTATACCACTTCTAACAATAACACCGTGCATAAGTTTTGGTTAACCAAAGATGTGGATTCAA ttacaatagACATTCCCGATGCTGAATggataaaactaaattatagacAAGTTGGATATTACGTTATAAACTATTCGGAAAATGATTGGAATTTACTTAACaagttattagaaaaaaatgttgat gcATTAAATGCTGCTGACCGTTCAAACCTTATTCACGATGCCTTTAGTTTAGCTAATGCTAATTACTTACCATATGGGATAGCGTTAAACATGACAAAATATCTATCTTCGGAACATCATTTTGTTCCTTGGGATGTAGCTGctacaaacttaaataaattaaggaataatttatatcaacgCCCGGCACAAAAAAATCTTGAA aaatatgtaCACAATTTATTGGGAAATATAAAAGAAGattattggaataattcaaataatagaaACTTTTTACAACGTAAACTTCGAGGAGTTATTCTCAATTTAGGATGTTTATATGGTTTACAAAGCTATCAAACAACAGTATATGAATTATTCAAACGTTTCTTGGATGATAAAGTCCAACCAAATCCAGATATTAGATATACAGTTTATTACTATG GAATATCTCAAGGTAATGCTAGTGATTGGGATAGACTATGGGACTTATTCTTATGTGAACAAGAACCTCaggaaaaaattaaacttatggTAGCATTGACTGCCTCAAAAGAAACATCAATATTAACTag ACTATTGCAACATGCGAAGAATGAGAGTTACGTTCGTTCccaagattattttataatcatatcaCAGATAAGCCGCAATCCTGTTGGAACTCAATTGGTATgggactttttaag GGATGAATGGCAGTACTTAGTTGATCGTTTTTCTCTAAATGATCGGGCATTTGGTAGACTCATTCCTTCAGTGTGTTCTAATTTCAATACATATGAACGCCTTGaagaa atgaaagGATTTTTTGATAAACATCCAGAAGCTGGAGCTGGAAAAGCTGGTCGAAAAACTGCTCTAGAAGTCgtatcaaacaatattaaatggTTAGAAAATCACGAAGCTGCTATTAGTAATTGGTTGATTAAttccatttaa
- the LOC132921249 gene encoding glutamyl aminopeptidase-like isoform X2: MIRKAIASIMAAKPWESTHRLSPYVRPQQYSINLFPNLEQGSFVGSVDISIVLDTAQSYIKLHSKGLNIKETKLNSSSVTSFLYPEHEFLVIVPNEELNAGEYKLQLSFEGSLLNKIVGFYRSVYTDSKSLEQHYIATSKFEPTYARLAFPCFDEPQLKSKFKISLTRPSGNNYIALSNMNQESEEVNVPTNGLTTVHFANTVPMSTYLACFIVCDFQSLEPVKADQGFPLTVYARNGQSENMKYAQHVGLQAINFYVNYFGIQYPLPKLDLIAIPDFVSGAMEHWGLVTFRETSVLYKEGVSSSNNQEQVALTVAHELAHMWFGNLATMKWWNDLWLNEGFASYMEFKALQVVHPDWDVDTLFLIHSLQSVQHLDNKLSSHAIVQDVSHPDQITEIFDVISYNKGSSVIRMLEGMLGEEVFRIGVSAYLKRFAFNNAETDDLWAELQTATQNTVEVKKVMDTWTRQAGFPVVSAIRNGTKLTLKQQRFLSNPNVDSSTNSSLYNYKWEIPITYTTSNNNTVHKFWLTKDVDSITIDIPDAEWIKLNYRQVGYYVINYSENDWNLLNKLLEKNVDALNAADRSNLIHDAFSLANANYLPYGIALNMTKYLSSEHHFVPWDVAATNLNKLRNNLYQRPAQKNLEKYVHNLLGNIKEDYWNNSNNRNFLQRKLRGVILNLGCLYGLQSYQTTVYELFKRFLDDKVQPNPDIRYTVYYYGISQGNASDWDRLWDLFLCEQEPQEKIKLMVALTASKETSILTRLLQHAKNESYVRSQDYFIIISQISRNPVGTQLVWDFLRDEWQYLVDRFSLNDRAFGRLIPSVCSNFNTYERLEEMKGFFDKHPEAGAGKAGRKTALEVVSNNIKWLENHEAAISNWLINSI; the protein is encoded by the exons aTGATTCGTAAAGCCATAGCA agTATAATGGCAGCTAAACCATGGGAATCTACACATCGTTTATCCCCATATGTTCGCCCTCAGCAGTACTCTATTAATTTGTTCCCAAATCTTGAACAAGGTTCATTTGTTGGTTCTGTTGATATTTCAATAGTATTGGACACTGCTCAAAGTTACATTAAACTACATTCAAAAGGATTGAATATCAAAGAAACAAAACTAAATTCCAGTTCTGTAACATCGTTTTTATATCCAGAACATGAATTTTTGGTTATAGTACCCAATGAAGAACTAAATGCTGGGGAATACAAATTACAACTATCTTTTGAAGGtagtttattaaacaaaatagttgGATTTTATCGAAGTGTTTATACAGATTCAAAAAGCCTAGAACAACATTATATTGCTACTTCAAAGTTTGAACCGACTTATGCACGTTTAGCATTTCCATGCTTTGATGAGCCTCAgttgaaatcaaaatttaaaataagtttaactcGACCATCTGGTAATAACTACATAGCATTGTCCAATATGAACCAAGag tcTGAAGAGGTCAATGTGCCTACAAATGGATTGACTACTGTTCATTTTGCAAACACTGTCCCAATGTCTACATATTTGGCTTGTTTCATTGTATGCGATTTTCAATCACTTGAACCTGTTAAAGCAGATCAAGGATTTCCATTAACAGTATATGCCAGGAATGGTCAGtctgaaaatatgaaatatgctCAACATGTAGGTCTCCAGGCAATTAATTTTTACGTCAATTATTTTGGAATTCAATACCCACTACCAAAactag attTAATAGCTATCCCAGATTTTGTTTCTGGTGCCATGGAGCATTGGGGTCTTGTGACATTTCGTGAAActagtgtattatataaagaAGGCGTAAGTTCTAGTAATAACCAAGAGCAAGTAGCTTTAACTGTTGCTCATGAATTAGCTCATATGTGGTTTGGAAATCTtg ctaCTATGAAGTGGTGGAATGACTTATGGCTTAATGAAGGATTCGCTtcttatatggaatttaaagctTTACAAGTTGTCCACCCTGATTGGGatgtt gacACATTGTTTCTTATCCATAGTCTTCAATCGGTACAACATCTAGACAATAAACTTAGTTCTCATGCTATAGTGCAAGATGTTTCTCATCCAGATCAAATAACCGAAATTTTTGAtgtcatatcatataataaa GGTTCTTCTGTAATACGAATGTTAGAAGGAATGTTGGGTGAAGAAGTATTCAGAATTGGTGTAAGTGCTTATTTAAAACGTTTTGCATTTAACAATGCTGAAACTGATGATTTATGGGCAGAATTACAAACAGCTACTCAAAATACAGTTGAAGTTAAAAag GTTATGGATACATGGACACGACAAGCAGGGTTTCCAGTAGTATCGGCAATAAGAAATGGGACTAAACTTACCTTAAAGCAACAAAGATTTTTATCCAACCCAAATGTTGATTCTTCTACCAACTCATctctatataattacaaatggGAAATACCTATCACTTATACCACTTCTAACAATAACACCGTGCATAAGTTTTGGTTAACCAAAGATGTGGATTCAA ttacaatagACATTCCCGATGCTGAATggataaaactaaattatagacAAGTTGGATATTACGTTATAAACTATTCGGAAAATGATTGGAATTTACTTAACaagttattagaaaaaaatgttgat gcATTAAATGCTGCTGACCGTTCAAACCTTATTCACGATGCCTTTAGTTTAGCTAATGCTAATTACTTACCATATGGGATAGCGTTAAACATGACAAAATATCTATCTTCGGAACATCATTTTGTTCCTTGGGATGTAGCTGctacaaacttaaataaattaaggaataatttatatcaacgCCCGGCACAAAAAAATCTTGAA aaatatgtaCACAATTTATTGGGAAATATAAAAGAAGattattggaataattcaaataatagaaACTTTTTACAACGTAAACTTCGAGGAGTTATTCTCAATTTAGGATGTTTATATGGTTTACAAAGCTATCAAACAACAGTATATGAATTATTCAAACGTTTCTTGGATGATAAAGTCCAACCAAATCCAGATATTAGATATACAGTTTATTACTATG GAATATCTCAAGGTAATGCTAGTGATTGGGATAGACTATGGGACTTATTCTTATGTGAACAAGAACCTCaggaaaaaattaaacttatggTAGCATTGACTGCCTCAAAAGAAACATCAATATTAACTag ACTATTGCAACATGCGAAGAATGAGAGTTACGTTCGTTCccaagattattttataatcatatcaCAGATAAGCCGCAATCCTGTTGGAACTCAATTGGTATgggactttttaag GGATGAATGGCAGTACTTAGTTGATCGTTTTTCTCTAAATGATCGGGCATTTGGTAGACTCATTCCTTCAGTGTGTTCTAATTTCAATACATATGAACGCCTTGaagaa atgaaagGATTTTTTGATAAACATCCAGAAGCTGGAGCTGGAAAAGCTGGTCGAAAAACTGCTCTAGAAGTCgtatcaaacaatattaaatggTTAGAAAATCACGAAGCTGCTATTAGTAATTGGTTGATTAAttccatttaa
- the LOC132921249 gene encoding glutamyl aminopeptidase-like isoform X3, with the protein MAAKPWESTHRLSPYVRPQQYSINLFPNLEQGSFVGSVDISIVLDTAQSYIKLHSKGLNIKETKLNSSSVTSFLYPEHEFLVIVPNEELNAGEYKLQLSFEGSLLNKIVGFYRSVYTDSKSLEQHYIATSKFEPTYARLAFPCFDEPQLKSKFKISLTRPSGNNYIALSNMNQESEEVNVPTNGLTTVHFANTVPMSTYLACFIVCDFQSLEPVKADQGFPLTVYARNGQSENMKYAQHVGLQAINFYVNYFGIQYPLPKLDLIAIPDFVSGAMEHWGLVTFRETSVLYKEGVSSSNNQEQVALTVAHELAHMWFGNLATMKWWNDLWLNEGFASYMEFKALQVVHPDWDVDTLFLIHSLQSVQHLDNKLSSHAIVQDVSHPDQITEIFDVISYNKGSSVIRMLEGMLGEEVFRIGVSAYLKRFAFNNAETDDLWAELQTATQNTVEVKKVMDTWTRQAGFPVVSAIRNGTKLTLKQQRFLSNPNVDSSTNSSLYNYKWEIPITYTTSNNNTVHKFWLTKDVDSITIDIPDAEWIKLNYRQVGYYVINYSENDWNLLNKLLEKNVDALNAADRSNLIHDAFSLANANYLPYGIALNMTKYLSSEHHFVPWDVAATNLNKLRNNLYQRPAQKNLEKYVHNLLGNIKEDYWNNSNNRNFLQRKLRGVILNLGCLYGLQSYQTTVYELFKRFLDDKVQPNPDIRYTVYYYGISQGNASDWDRLWDLFLCEQEPQEKIKLMVALTASKETSILTRLLQHAKNESYVRSQDYFIIISQISRNPVGTQLVWDFLRDEWQYLVDRFSLNDRAFGRLIPSVCSNFNTYERLEEMKGFFDKHPEAGAGKAGRKTALEVVSNNIKWLENHEAAISNWLINSI; encoded by the exons ATGGCAGCTAAACCATGGGAATCTACACATCGTTTATCCCCATATGTTCGCCCTCAGCAGTACTCTATTAATTTGTTCCCAAATCTTGAACAAGGTTCATTTGTTGGTTCTGTTGATATTTCAATAGTATTGGACACTGCTCAAAGTTACATTAAACTACATTCAAAAGGATTGAATATCAAAGAAACAAAACTAAATTCCAGTTCTGTAACATCGTTTTTATATCCAGAACATGAATTTTTGGTTATAGTACCCAATGAAGAACTAAATGCTGGGGAATACAAATTACAACTATCTTTTGAAGGtagtttattaaacaaaatagttgGATTTTATCGAAGTGTTTATACAGATTCAAAAAGCCTAGAACAACATTATATTGCTACTTCAAAGTTTGAACCGACTTATGCACGTTTAGCATTTCCATGCTTTGATGAGCCTCAgttgaaatcaaaatttaaaataagtttaactcGACCATCTGGTAATAACTACATAGCATTGTCCAATATGAACCAAGag tcTGAAGAGGTCAATGTGCCTACAAATGGATTGACTACTGTTCATTTTGCAAACACTGTCCCAATGTCTACATATTTGGCTTGTTTCATTGTATGCGATTTTCAATCACTTGAACCTGTTAAAGCAGATCAAGGATTTCCATTAACAGTATATGCCAGGAATGGTCAGtctgaaaatatgaaatatgctCAACATGTAGGTCTCCAGGCAATTAATTTTTACGTCAATTATTTTGGAATTCAATACCCACTACCAAAactag attTAATAGCTATCCCAGATTTTGTTTCTGGTGCCATGGAGCATTGGGGTCTTGTGACATTTCGTGAAActagtgtattatataaagaAGGCGTAAGTTCTAGTAATAACCAAGAGCAAGTAGCTTTAACTGTTGCTCATGAATTAGCTCATATGTGGTTTGGAAATCTtg ctaCTATGAAGTGGTGGAATGACTTATGGCTTAATGAAGGATTCGCTtcttatatggaatttaaagctTTACAAGTTGTCCACCCTGATTGGGatgtt gacACATTGTTTCTTATCCATAGTCTTCAATCGGTACAACATCTAGACAATAAACTTAGTTCTCATGCTATAGTGCAAGATGTTTCTCATCCAGATCAAATAACCGAAATTTTTGAtgtcatatcatataataaa GGTTCTTCTGTAATACGAATGTTAGAAGGAATGTTGGGTGAAGAAGTATTCAGAATTGGTGTAAGTGCTTATTTAAAACGTTTTGCATTTAACAATGCTGAAACTGATGATTTATGGGCAGAATTACAAACAGCTACTCAAAATACAGTTGAAGTTAAAAag GTTATGGATACATGGACACGACAAGCAGGGTTTCCAGTAGTATCGGCAATAAGAAATGGGACTAAACTTACCTTAAAGCAACAAAGATTTTTATCCAACCCAAATGTTGATTCTTCTACCAACTCATctctatataattacaaatggGAAATACCTATCACTTATACCACTTCTAACAATAACACCGTGCATAAGTTTTGGTTAACCAAAGATGTGGATTCAA ttacaatagACATTCCCGATGCTGAATggataaaactaaattatagacAAGTTGGATATTACGTTATAAACTATTCGGAAAATGATTGGAATTTACTTAACaagttattagaaaaaaatgttgat gcATTAAATGCTGCTGACCGTTCAAACCTTATTCACGATGCCTTTAGTTTAGCTAATGCTAATTACTTACCATATGGGATAGCGTTAAACATGACAAAATATCTATCTTCGGAACATCATTTTGTTCCTTGGGATGTAGCTGctacaaacttaaataaattaaggaataatttatatcaacgCCCGGCACAAAAAAATCTTGAA aaatatgtaCACAATTTATTGGGAAATATAAAAGAAGattattggaataattcaaataatagaaACTTTTTACAACGTAAACTTCGAGGAGTTATTCTCAATTTAGGATGTTTATATGGTTTACAAAGCTATCAAACAACAGTATATGAATTATTCAAACGTTTCTTGGATGATAAAGTCCAACCAAATCCAGATATTAGATATACAGTTTATTACTATG GAATATCTCAAGGTAATGCTAGTGATTGGGATAGACTATGGGACTTATTCTTATGTGAACAAGAACCTCaggaaaaaattaaacttatggTAGCATTGACTGCCTCAAAAGAAACATCAATATTAACTag ACTATTGCAACATGCGAAGAATGAGAGTTACGTTCGTTCccaagattattttataatcatatcaCAGATAAGCCGCAATCCTGTTGGAACTCAATTGGTATgggactttttaag GGATGAATGGCAGTACTTAGTTGATCGTTTTTCTCTAAATGATCGGGCATTTGGTAGACTCATTCCTTCAGTGTGTTCTAATTTCAATACATATGAACGCCTTGaagaa atgaaagGATTTTTTGATAAACATCCAGAAGCTGGAGCTGGAAAAGCTGGTCGAAAAACTGCTCTAGAAGTCgtatcaaacaatattaaatggTTAGAAAATCACGAAGCTGCTATTAGTAATTGGTTGATTAAttccatttaa